In a single window of the Flavobacterium sp. W4I14 genome:
- a CDS encoding dolichol-phosphate mannosyltransferase (product_source=KO:K00721; cath_funfam=3.90.550.10; cog=COG0463; ko=KO:K00721; pfam=PF00535; superfamily=53448) — protein sequence MSDSLVIIPTYNEKENIEKIIRKVFSLTQPFHVLIIDDGSPDGTAEIVKSLQDEYEGHLFIEERAGKQGLGTAYIYGFNWALQHDYAYIFEMDADFSHNPNDLSRLREACVNGADVAIGSRYVKGVNVVNWPMGRVLMSYFASMYVRMITRINIQDATAGFKCYRKIVLETIPLNKIKFVGYAFQIEMKFTAIKFGFKVVEVPIIFTDRTEGTSKMSTRIFREAFLGVIQMKVSSWFRNYNRESEVQSPKSRVRSPES from the coding sequence GTGTCAGATAGTTTAGTCATCATTCCCACCTACAACGAGAAGGAAAATATCGAAAAGATCATTAGAAAGGTTTTTTCTTTAACGCAGCCTTTTCATGTTTTAATTATTGATGATGGTTCTCCTGATGGAACTGCTGAAATTGTAAAATCGTTACAAGACGAATACGAAGGACATTTATTTATTGAAGAGCGTGCAGGGAAACAAGGATTGGGTACAGCCTATATTTATGGCTTCAATTGGGCGCTACAACACGATTATGCCTACATTTTTGAAATGGATGCCGATTTCTCGCACAACCCGAATGACCTATCCCGCTTACGCGAGGCCTGTGTAAACGGTGCTGATGTAGCCATTGGTTCCAGGTATGTTAAAGGGGTAAATGTGGTAAACTGGCCAATGGGCAGGGTTTTAATGTCGTATTTTGCTTCAATGTATGTGCGTATGATTACCCGGATAAACATTCAGGATGCTACTGCCGGCTTTAAATGTTATCGCAAAATTGTGCTGGAAACCATTCCATTAAATAAAATTAAATTTGTTGGTTATGCGTTTCAGATCGAAATGAAATTCACCGCCATTAAATTTGGCTTTAAAGTGGTCGAAGTTCCAATCATTTTCACTGACCGTACCGAAGGAACATCAAAAATGAGCACCCGTATCTTTAGGGAGGCTTTTTTAGGTGTAATCCAGATGAAGGTTTCGAGTTGGTTTAGGAATTATAACAGGGAGTCCGAAGTCCAGAGTCCGAAGTCCAGAGTCCGAAGTCCAGAATCTTAA
- a CDS encoding hypothetical protein (product_source=Hypo-rule applied) — MVEVRIFLIHGSVDDTFWRFVIPNLIGNHAVLMNAVEEKKAYE, encoded by the coding sequence ATGGTAGAGGTTAGAATTTTTCTAATACATGGGAGTGTTGATGACACGTTTTGGCGGTTTGTCATTCCCAACTTGATTGGGAACCACGCAGTGCTCATGAATGCCGTTGAAGAGAAGAAAGCCTATGAATAA
- a CDS encoding hypothetical protein (product_source=Hypo-rule applied; cath_funfam=2.40.30.100; pfam=PF08922,PF13376; smart=SM00966; superfamily=141694) has protein sequence MIHFKAEIERFETMGEKTGWSYVFIPAALANEIKPDCKKSFRVKGKIDQLEISGMATIPMGEGDFIVALKGEVRKKLRKEAGASVELYLEEDKDFKIEMPEDLEICLSEEEHLIRNFLKQPKSHQNYYINWINQAKTEPTRTKRIVMTIKAMDKGQDFGAMIRESQGKS, from the coding sequence ATGATCCACTTTAAAGCAGAAATAGAGCGTTTCGAAACCATGGGCGAAAAAACCGGCTGGAGTTATGTGTTTATTCCGGCAGCTTTGGCCAACGAAATTAAACCAGATTGTAAAAAAAGTTTCAGGGTAAAAGGAAAGATAGATCAGTTGGAGATTAGCGGTATGGCAACCATCCCAATGGGAGAGGGCGATTTTATTGTTGCCTTAAAGGGCGAAGTCCGTAAAAAACTAAGGAAAGAAGCCGGAGCAAGTGTCGAACTCTATTTAGAAGAAGATAAAGATTTTAAAATTGAAATGCCCGAAGACCTCGAAATCTGCTTATCAGAAGAAGAACATTTAATTCGGAATTTTTTAAAACAGCCTAAATCGCACCAAAACTACTACATCAACTGGATCAATCAAGCTAAAACCGAACCTACACGTACCAAAAGAATCGTAATGACCATTAAAGCCATGGATAAAGGGCAAGATTTCGGTGCAATGATCAGGGAATCGCAGGGAAAGTCTTGA
- a CDS encoding POT family proton-dependent oligopeptide transporter (product_source=KO:K03305; cath_funfam=1.20.1250.20; cog=COG3104; ko=KO:K03305; pfam=PF00854; superfamily=103473; tigrfam=TIGR00924; transmembrane_helix_parts=Inside_1_34,TMhelix_35_52,Outside_53_61,TMhelix_62_84,Inside_85_88,TMhelix_89_106,Outside_107_110,TMhelix_111_133,Inside_134_145,TMhelix_146_168,Outside_169_172,TMhelix_173_195,Inside_196_220,TMhelix_221_238,Outside_239_241,TMhelix_242_261,Inside_262_272,TMhelix_273_292,Outside_293_322,TMhelix_323_345,Inside_346_356,TMhelix_357_379,Outside_380_388,TMhelix_389_411,Inside_412_423,TMhelix_424_446,Outside_447_465,TMhelix_466_485,Inside_486_493) has translation MEKTVSIEDIQNFEGKYPKQLWHLSLVEMWERFCFYGMRGVLAFFMVEQLGLSDQKSNLQYGAIQAFVYAFTFIGGIFADKILGFRKSLFWGGSLMIIGNLILAFSPHDLFYVGITLSIIGTGFFKPNVSSMVGELYHEKDNRRDAGYGLFYAGINVGGLLGGALCIYLGKYYSWHLCFLSAALVMMFGLGTFIFTKKHLGPIGSSPLLHLKKSKQQLWEIAVYVGSILCIPLIYIMVKNTAFTDYFMYTIGIIALVYFLYETFKIKDKKAQYKLLAAFVFIFCYFIFMAISEQSGGSLSLFAKDNLDHKILFFNIDPNVVNNSVNSFFVIVFSPIVGILWLGLYKRKIEPNTVVKFGIGFLLLALSFYVFYATRFFANVQGISSLNVFTLAYLLLTLGELCLGPIGMSIITKLSPKKMFGMMMGLWFLSSAFGQLAAGKLGAEMSSIDNASLTTKLMAYTEGYKALALYSLIAGLALIIFSQLVKKLMQEVR, from the coding sequence ATGGAAAAAACAGTTTCAATAGAAGATATTCAAAATTTTGAGGGGAAATACCCGAAACAGCTCTGGCATTTATCATTAGTAGAAATGTGGGAACGTTTCTGTTTTTACGGAATGCGTGGGGTATTGGCTTTCTTTATGGTTGAGCAACTGGGTTTAAGCGACCAAAAATCGAACCTACAGTATGGTGCTATACAAGCCTTTGTTTATGCCTTTACTTTTATAGGTGGTATTTTTGCCGATAAGATTTTAGGTTTCAGAAAATCTCTTTTTTGGGGCGGATCATTAATGATTATCGGGAATTTAATCTTAGCCTTCTCTCCACACGATTTATTTTATGTAGGAATTACCTTATCAATCATTGGAACAGGTTTCTTTAAACCCAATGTTTCATCAATGGTTGGCGAATTATACCACGAGAAAGACAACCGCAGAGATGCAGGTTACGGGCTTTTTTATGCAGGGATCAACGTAGGTGGATTATTGGGTGGTGCCCTGTGTATTTATCTGGGCAAGTATTACAGCTGGCACCTATGTTTCTTGTCTGCCGCACTGGTAATGATGTTCGGTTTGGGCACATTCATTTTCACAAAAAAACATTTAGGTCCGATCGGGAGTTCACCTTTACTGCATCTTAAAAAATCAAAACAGCAGCTATGGGAAATTGCCGTTTATGTGGGGTCGATACTTTGTATCCCACTGATTTATATCATGGTAAAAAACACGGCCTTTACCGATTATTTTATGTACACCATAGGTATTATTGCCCTGGTTTATTTCTTGTACGAAACGTTTAAAATAAAAGACAAAAAAGCACAATATAAACTACTGGCAGCTTTCGTTTTTATCTTCTGTTATTTTATTTTCATGGCCATATCCGAGCAGAGTGGCGGTTCATTATCGTTATTTGCGAAGGACAATCTTGATCATAAAATCCTCTTTTTCAATATTGATCCGAATGTAGTAAACAACAGTGTTAACTCGTTCTTTGTTATTGTTTTTAGTCCGATTGTTGGCATTTTGTGGTTGGGCTTATACAAACGTAAAATAGAACCTAACACGGTTGTAAAATTCGGAATTGGCTTCCTTTTACTGGCTTTGAGTTTTTACGTTTTTTACGCCACCAGGTTCTTCGCCAATGTGCAGGGCATTAGCTCGTTAAATGTATTTACGTTAGCCTATTTATTGTTAACCCTTGGCGAACTCTGTTTGGGCCCTATAGGTATGTCGATCATTACTAAACTTTCGCCAAAGAAAATGTTCGGGATGATGATGGGGCTTTGGTTTTTATCAAGTGCCTTTGGGCAATTGGCTGCCGGAAAATTAGGCGCAGAAATGTCGAGTATTGATAATGCATCATTAACCACAAAATTAATGGCTTATACCGAAGGTTATAAAGCATTGGCGTTATATTCATTAATTGCAGGCTTGGCGCTGATTATTTTCTCGCAATTGGTTAAAAAGTTAATGCAAGAGGTGAGGTAA
- a CDS encoding hypothetical protein (product_source=Hypo-rule applied; superfamily=55144) has product MDLKLKKDRYSIVVYPQRKSINEVSVLKNTLAEKIGWYSSRNSEAHVTIIEFSADYYELVFYKKCIEKICSSQRPQEVTFDDLSLSKFQSGYCFTS; this is encoded by the coding sequence ATGGATTTAAAATTAAAAAAAGACAGGTATTCAATAGTTGTTTACCCTCAAAGAAAAAGTATTAATGAAGTAAGTGTTTTAAAAAATACACTCGCAGAAAAAATTGGTTGGTATAGCAGTAGAAACTCAGAGGCTCATGTTACCATCATTGAATTTTCAGCAGATTATTACGAGCTGGTTTTTTACAAAAAATGTATTGAGAAAATTTGTAGTTCACAAAGGCCACAAGAAGTAACTTTTGATGATTTAAGTTTATCAAAATTTCAGTCAGGCTATTGTTTTACTTCCTAA
- a CDS encoding DNA polymerase-4 (product_source=KO:K02346; cath_funfam=1.10.150.20,3.30.1490.100,3.30.70.270; cog=COG0389; ko=KO:K02346; pfam=PF00817,PF11799; superfamily=100879,56672), translating to MDKERQIIHMDQDAFFVSVEIRKNPKLLGKPVIIGGGGDRGVVASCSYEARQYGIHSAMPGRTAKLLCPQAVFLKGDMEEYSKASHEITEVIADKVPLFEKASIDEHYIDMTGMDRFFGCMKFASELRQYIIKEMGLPISFGLSINKTVAKIATNESKPDGERQVTFPELRPFLDPLAIHKIPGIGHATYKKLSEMGVREILTLTQIPQQLMFKILGQHGLSLWQKANGIDLSPVVPYRERKSIGTQATFESDTMDMAKLKAIITGMVTGLTFQLRNQKKLTACITVTVRYTNFETVTQQERIPYTSLDSFLISKAHSLFEKVYAKRMLLRLIGVKLSHLVSGYEQIGLYDIAEEEYSLYQAMDKVRNHYGAEAVVKACIVTQPPRDETGKIIKYNPRKKKILIENQTEEEQQEVRKRSKIRSFMSEKGTIGTKSYD from the coding sequence ATGGATAAAGAAAGGCAGATTATTCATATGGATCAGGATGCATTTTTTGTGTCGGTAGAAATCAGAAAAAATCCAAAGTTATTGGGTAAACCCGTAATTATCGGTGGCGGTGGCGATAGGGGTGTGGTAGCCTCCTGTAGTTACGAAGCACGCCAGTACGGCATACATTCTGCAATGCCCGGTAGAACGGCAAAATTGCTCTGCCCCCAGGCTGTATTTTTAAAAGGGGATATGGAAGAATATTCCAAAGCTTCGCACGAGATTACCGAAGTTATTGCCGATAAAGTTCCCCTTTTTGAGAAGGCCAGTATTGACGAGCACTATATCGATATGACAGGTATGGACCGCTTTTTTGGTTGCATGAAATTCGCGTCAGAGCTCAGGCAATACATTATCAAAGAAATGGGTTTACCGATTTCCTTCGGCCTGTCGATCAATAAAACCGTAGCCAAAATAGCTACGAACGAATCTAAGCCTGATGGCGAACGACAGGTTACTTTTCCTGAATTGCGGCCCTTCCTCGATCCTTTGGCTATCCACAAAATTCCGGGCATCGGCCACGCTACTTATAAAAAATTAAGCGAAATGGGTGTTCGTGAAATCCTTACGCTTACGCAGATCCCACAACAGCTTATGTTTAAAATACTGGGGCAGCATGGCTTAAGTTTGTGGCAAAAAGCAAACGGGATCGATCTTTCGCCAGTTGTACCTTACCGCGAAAGGAAATCAATCGGTACACAGGCTACCTTCGAAAGCGATACCATGGATATGGCCAAACTAAAGGCCATTATAACCGGAATGGTTACTGGTTTAACCTTTCAGCTGCGCAACCAGAAAAAATTAACTGCCTGCATTACCGTAACCGTGCGTTATACCAATTTCGAAACTGTAACCCAGCAAGAACGTATTCCCTATACCTCGCTCGATTCTTTTTTAATCAGTAAAGCACATAGCCTGTTCGAAAAAGTGTATGCCAAACGGATGCTGTTACGGCTGATAGGTGTAAAGCTTTCGCATCTGGTGAGCGGTTACGAGCAGATTGGTTTATATGATATTGCCGAAGAAGAATATAGCCTTTACCAAGCCATGGATAAAGTACGCAATCATTATGGTGCCGAAGCAGTGGTAAAAGCCTGTATTGTTACCCAGCCACCCCGCGATGAAACGGGGAAAATAATCAAGTACAATCCCCGCAAAAAGAAAATATTGATCGAAAACCAAACAGAGGAAGAACAGCAGGAAGTAAGGAAACGATCGAAAATTAGAAGTTTTATGAGTGAAAAAGGAACAATAGGTACTAAATCTTATGATTAG
- a CDS encoding hypothetical protein (product_source=Hypo-rule applied), producing the protein MNYWLLMKINKGFILNIYFRSLKVKCNKYINTEAYIIKNHNKRVR; encoded by the coding sequence ATGAATTATTGGTTATTAATGAAAATTAATAAAGGTTTCATATTAAATATTTACTTTCGCAGTCTAAAAGTAAAGTGTAATAAATATATAAACACAGAAGCTTACATTATTAAAAACCACAACAAACGTGTCAGATAG
- a CDS encoding DNA-directed DNA polymerase III PolC (product_source=TIGR00594; cath_funfam=3.20.20.140; cog=COG0587; pfam=PF02811,PF07733,PF14579,PF17657; smart=SM00481; superfamily=89550; tigrfam=TIGR00594): MFLNVHSSYSLKYGTQRIDQLIATARRLGIHQMVLTDINNSTGAVEFIRECYKQGIAKEADEIHKGNIPYQIKPVAGIEFRIDNRLLYVGIARNKEGMRELNEFLSHHNINHIPLPNIPPEMEHVYIIYPFQKSFNPVLKANEFVGIRAKQLNLLYKHPLLKQKEKLLVWHPVTVSDKITYRLHEYFRAIELNTLLSKVSDEQKCDPDEFLIPEVELTQQFEQYPFIVQNTQKLINSCDLSVYFENGPTPTSKNKFFYTGDFEGDKKMLRELAEEGLKYRYGENNTEAIERLEKELRIIELKNFCAYFLITFDIVSYAMNKCGFYHVGRGSGANSIVAYCLRITDVDPIDLDLYFERFLHEKRTSPPDFDIDFSWDEREVIQRYIFERYPKWHVAFLGTMSTFKDRAIIREIGKVLGLSKDEIDSFTDPTKERENSENTTYQKLMAVHAYMKSMPNQRSIHAGGILISEEPITYYTALDMPPKGFPTVQWDMYEAEAIGYEKFDILSQRGIGHIREAVQLIKKNQGREIDIHDFKTFKEDQKLNGILKEGQPIGCFYIESPAMRQLLKKLKCDNYLTLVAASSIIRPGVASSGMMKSYIERYHAPDKVVYLCEVMKERLSETYGVMVYQEDVIKVCHYFAGLDLADADILRKAMSGKYRSKLAFDELVNKFFVSARKEGHSEELITEVWRQISSFAGYSFSKAHSASFAVESYQSLYLKTYYPMEFMVAVLNNYGGFYSRWVYVHELQKTGARVHLPCVNCSDDVVNIKGENAYLGFISVQGLEEKIIKIIPQERNANGLYIDLEDFVRRTCISLEQAIILIRLGALRFTGKDRKTLLWDVHNYLGFKQKKVNHAELFKLSYKTYQLPALADSELENAYTELELLGYPLNYKMFDFLKTPYRGDVMAVDLHKHLGKTVRMVGNYVCEKTVHTIKNTKMWFGTFLDANGDFFDTTHFPNSTPMYPFKGKGCYLILGKVVEDFGFQSIEVLKFAKLDIQMNPVAID, encoded by the coding sequence ATGTTTTTAAATGTGCATTCTTCTTATAGCCTAAAGTATGGCACGCAGCGCATTGACCAGTTAATTGCTACTGCCCGGCGTTTGGGTATTCACCAAATGGTACTTACTGATATCAATAACTCAACTGGAGCGGTAGAGTTTATTCGCGAGTGTTATAAACAAGGCATTGCCAAAGAAGCCGATGAAATACATAAAGGCAATATTCCCTATCAGATTAAACCGGTAGCGGGGATCGAATTCCGGATCGATAACAGGCTGTTGTATGTGGGCATTGCGAGGAATAAAGAGGGGATGCGTGAGCTGAATGAATTTTTAAGCCACCACAACATCAACCATATCCCGTTACCTAATATTCCACCCGAAATGGAGCATGTTTATATCATTTACCCCTTTCAAAAATCTTTTAACCCAGTACTAAAAGCAAATGAATTTGTAGGTATCCGTGCTAAACAGCTCAATCTTTTGTACAAACACCCACTTTTAAAACAGAAAGAAAAATTGTTGGTGTGGCATCCTGTTACTGTTAGCGATAAGATCACCTACCGCCTGCACGAATATTTTAGAGCCATTGAACTTAATACCCTTTTAAGTAAAGTGTCCGATGAGCAAAAATGTGATCCGGATGAGTTCCTGATTCCAGAAGTAGAACTAACCCAGCAATTTGAACAGTATCCCTTCATTGTTCAAAATACACAGAAACTGATAAATAGCTGCGATTTAAGTGTTTATTTTGAGAACGGCCCTACACCGACTTCTAAAAACAAGTTTTTTTATACCGGAGATTTCGAAGGGGATAAAAAAATGCTTCGGGAGTTGGCCGAAGAAGGGCTTAAATACCGTTATGGTGAAAATAATACAGAAGCCATTGAGCGTTTAGAGAAAGAACTCCGGATCATCGAACTTAAAAATTTCTGCGCCTATTTTCTCATCACCTTCGATATTGTAAGCTATGCCATGAATAAATGTGGTTTTTACCACGTTGGACGTGGCTCGGGTGCCAATAGTATTGTAGCTTATTGTTTGCGCATTACCGATGTAGATCCAATCGATCTCGACCTGTATTTCGAACGTTTCCTACATGAAAAACGGACAAGTCCACCAGATTTTGACATCGATTTCTCCTGGGACGAAAGAGAGGTGATACAACGTTATATCTTTGAACGCTATCCCAAATGGCATGTTGCTTTTTTAGGCACCATGAGCACTTTTAAAGATCGTGCAATTATCAGGGAAATCGGTAAAGTGCTGGGTTTATCCAAAGATGAAATCGATAGTTTTACAGATCCCACCAAAGAACGCGAAAATTCGGAAAATACAACTTATCAGAAATTAATGGCTGTGCATGCCTATATGAAAAGTATGCCCAACCAGCGTTCTATCCATGCCGGAGGGATTTTGATTTCTGAAGAACCGATTACCTATTATACAGCGTTGGATATGCCGCCAAAAGGTTTCCCAACCGTACAATGGGATATGTATGAGGCCGAAGCCATAGGTTATGAAAAATTCGATATTTTAAGTCAGCGGGGTATCGGGCATATCCGCGAAGCCGTGCAGCTCATTAAAAAAAATCAGGGTCGGGAAATCGATATCCACGATTTTAAAACCTTTAAGGAGGATCAAAAGTTAAATGGTATCCTTAAAGAAGGGCAGCCCATTGGGTGTTTCTATATCGAATCGCCGGCTATGCGGCAACTGCTCAAAAAACTTAAATGCGATAATTACCTTACCCTTGTAGCTGCCAGTTCCATTATCCGTCCGGGCGTGGCCAGCTCAGGCATGATGAAATCCTATATCGAACGCTATCATGCACCCGATAAAGTAGTATACCTATGCGAAGTGATGAAAGAGCGGCTTAGTGAAACCTATGGCGTAATGGTTTATCAGGAAGATGTGATCAAAGTATGTCATTATTTTGCAGGTCTGGATCTTGCCGATGCCGATATCCTGCGCAAAGCGATGAGTGGTAAATACCGGTCTAAACTGGCTTTTGATGAACTGGTGAATAAGTTTTTTGTATCAGCCAGAAAGGAAGGGCACTCAGAAGAACTCATTACCGAAGTTTGGCGACAGATTTCATCTTTTGCCGGTTACAGTTTTTCAAAAGCACATTCAGCTTCCTTTGCAGTCGAAAGCTACCAGAGCCTTTACCTTAAAACTTATTACCCTATGGAATTTATGGTAGCGGTACTGAATAATTATGGCGGTTTTTACAGTCGCTGGGTTTACGTTCACGAGCTGCAGAAAACAGGAGCAAGGGTGCATTTACCCTGCGTTAACTGTAGCGATGATGTGGTAAATATAAAAGGCGAAAATGCTTATCTGGGCTTCATTTCCGTTCAGGGTTTAGAAGAAAAAATCATTAAAATTATTCCACAAGAACGGAATGCAAATGGTTTGTATATCGATCTCGAAGATTTTGTAAGGCGGACCTGCATCTCATTAGAACAGGCCATTATTTTAATCCGTTTGGGCGCCTTGCGCTTTACCGGGAAAGATCGGAAAACCCTGCTCTGGGATGTGCATAACTACCTTGGGTTTAAACAGAAGAAAGTGAACCATGCCGAGCTATTTAAGTTGAGTTACAAAACCTATCAGCTCCCTGCACTGGCCGATTCCGAACTCGAAAATGCTTACACAGAATTGGAGTTATTGGGTTATCCGCTTAATTATAAAATGTTCGATTTTTTAAAAACGCCTTATCGTGGTGATGTTATGGCGGTCGATCTGCACAAACATTTGGGTAAAACGGTAAGAATGGTAGGGAACTATGTTTGCGAAAAAACGGTACACACCATTAAAAATACCAAAATGTGGTTCGGTACTTTTTTAGATGCCAACGGCGATTTTTTTGATACAACTCATTTCCCAAATAGCACCCCCATGTATCCTTTTAAAGGAAAGGGTTGTTACCTTATTTTAGGTAAAGTAGTAGAAGATTTCGGCTTTCAGAGCATCGAGGTGCTAAAGTTCGCCAAATTAGATATCCAGATGAACCCCGTGGCGATTGATTAA
- a CDS encoding POT family proton-dependent oligopeptide transporter (product_source=KO:K03305; cath_funfam=1.20.1250.20; cog=COG3104; ko=KO:K03305; pfam=PF00854; superfamily=103473; transmembrane_helix_parts=Inside_1_48,TMhelix_49_66,Outside_67_80,TMhelix_81_100,Inside_101_108,TMhelix_109_126,Outside_127_130,TMhelix_131_148,Inside_149_168,TMhelix_169_191,Outside_192_195,TMhelix_196_218,Inside_219_252,TMhelix_253_270,Outside_271_298,TMhelix_299_321,Inside_322_327,TMhelix_328_347,Outside_348_361,TMhelix_362_384,Inside_385_395,TMhelix_396_418,Outside_419_427,TMhelix_428_450,Inside_451_461,TMhelix_462_481,Outside_482_495,TMhelix_496_518,Inside_519_529) — protein MQTSNETISIDHSKELDLHLDSNNVSKEKLFSHPVGLFVLFFTEMWERFSYYGMRSLLVLFLVSEISKGGWHWTRPEALQLYAWYTGLVYLTPIIGGLIADRLTGYRKAVILGALIMTIGHISMALEGSNTNFFYLGLFLLIVGNGLFKPNISSIVGKLYPSTSDKKDAAYTIFYMGINSGAFLGMLMCGYIGEKVGWHWGFGLAGVFMFFGMLQFYFGQKIFGVLGAAVNKTEKVIDPTDEILPKKVSNQRLAVVAVFSIFTIFFWMVFEQAGGSMTIFAKDYTLRNLTGNASTIFKWVDAILTIFPLIAVTVVLLSLAAKIAKKYPATIIFTAISFIIIWGLAIWKVEKEFTALNTEVPASWFGILNSFFIVSLAPFVSKIWETKFNPSGPVKFGLGLIFVGIGFAGLAYGGMDIAKGATSAQVSMFWLIFAYFFHTVGELCVSPVGLSYVSKLAPAKVVGLMFGVWFTCTAIGNWLAGTTGGLIDKISSEYSISIFFLIFTIIPIVAGLIMFAISPILRKWMHGVH, from the coding sequence ATGCAAACATCTAATGAAACCATTAGTATTGACCATAGCAAGGAACTAGATCTCCACTTAGACAGTAACAATGTATCCAAAGAAAAATTATTTAGCCACCCAGTAGGCCTCTTCGTGCTATTTTTCACAGAAATGTGGGAAAGATTTAGTTACTATGGAATGAGATCATTACTTGTTTTATTCTTAGTAAGCGAAATCAGTAAAGGTGGCTGGCACTGGACAAGGCCGGAGGCTTTACAACTCTATGCCTGGTATACAGGTTTAGTATATTTAACCCCAATAATTGGTGGCTTAATTGCGGATCGACTGACCGGATACAGGAAAGCCGTTATCTTAGGTGCCTTAATTATGACCATTGGCCACATATCAATGGCGTTAGAAGGTTCAAACACCAATTTCTTTTATCTGGGATTATTTTTATTAATTGTTGGAAACGGGTTATTCAAACCAAATATTTCTTCTATCGTAGGGAAACTTTACCCATCTACAAGTGATAAAAAGGATGCTGCTTACACTATCTTTTACATGGGCATTAACTCCGGAGCCTTTTTAGGCATGTTAATGTGCGGTTATATTGGCGAAAAAGTGGGCTGGCATTGGGGTTTTGGATTAGCGGGGGTATTTATGTTTTTTGGCATGCTTCAGTTTTACTTTGGACAAAAAATCTTTGGTGTTTTGGGTGCGGCTGTAAATAAAACAGAAAAAGTAATTGATCCAACTGATGAAATTTTACCGAAAAAAGTAAGCAATCAACGTTTAGCTGTAGTTGCTGTATTTTCAATTTTCACCATTTTCTTTTGGATGGTATTTGAACAGGCAGGCGGCTCAATGACAATTTTTGCTAAAGATTACACACTTAGAAATTTAACAGGAAATGCAAGTACAATTTTTAAATGGGTTGATGCCATCCTTACTATTTTCCCGCTCATTGCCGTAACCGTTGTTTTATTAAGCCTGGCGGCAAAAATCGCAAAAAAATATCCTGCAACAATAATTTTCACGGCAATAAGCTTCATTATTATCTGGGGATTAGCCATTTGGAAGGTAGAAAAAGAATTTACCGCTTTAAACACAGAAGTTCCTGCTTCATGGTTTGGGATTCTAAATTCATTCTTTATTGTTTCCCTTGCACCATTCGTGTCTAAAATATGGGAAACTAAATTTAACCCAAGTGGGCCTGTAAAATTTGGACTCGGTTTAATTTTTGTAGGTATAGGTTTTGCAGGATTGGCTTATGGAGGTATGGATATTGCAAAAGGCGCAACATCTGCACAGGTAAGCATGTTTTGGTTAATTTTCGCTTACTTCTTCCATACCGTTGGAGAATTATGTGTTTCGCCTGTTGGATTATCTTACGTTAGTAAATTAGCTCCAGCCAAAGTGGTAGGTTTAATGTTTGGTGTATGGTTTACCTGTACAGCGATCGGTAACTGGTTGGCAGGTACTACGGGCGGCCTGATTGACAAAATAAGTTCAGAATACTCCATTTCGATTTTCTTCTTAATTTTCACCATTATCCCTATTGTTGCAGGCTTAATTATGTTTGCAATAAGTCCGATATTGCGTAAATGGATGCATGGCGTTCACTAA